The Streptomyces sp. NBC_01142 genomic interval GGAGTTCCTCGATGAGCAGATCCGTCAGCCGCGGCACGCGCTCCAGAAGCACCTGGGAGGCGCTCACCAGGACCGACCACTCACGCTCGGTGCGCGCTCTGCGGCCATCCATGGCTGGTGAGGATGCCAGCCCTTGTGCCCGTGCACAATGCGCGCGCGGCACCCCTGGTCATCCGCAGCGATTCGGTCGTACGGCGTGGACGGTACGGCGCCCCGGTGGTGGTGTGTGCCCCCACAGGCACGCCGCCGGGCAGGCCGGAGAAGGGGGACCGCATGGCCGCCTCACTCGAGGTACGTGAACTTTCCGTGGGCTATGGGCCGGTACGGGCGCTGCGTGAGGTCTCCGTCGACGTACCGGACGGGGCGATCGTCGCCGTCCTCGGCGGCAACGGCGCCGGCAAGTCAACACTGCTGCGCGCCATTTCCCGCACTCTGGCCTTCCAGCGCGGCAACGCCACCTCCGGCAGCATCCGCTTCGACGGCCGTCCGCTGGACGGGCTGAGCCCCGCCCGGGTGGTGGCCGCCGGAGTGGTCCAAGTCCCGGAAGGGCGACAGGTCTTCGCCCGGATGACGGTGGCCGACAATCTGCGGGCGGGCGCGCTGGGGGCCCGCGGCGGCAGGCGGGAGGCCGCCGCGGCGCTGGCCCGCGTACACGAACTGTTCCCGGTCCTCGCGGACCGCGCCCGTCAGCGGGGCGGGCTGCTCTCGGGCGGTGAGCAGCAAATGCTGGCGCTGGGGCGGGCGTTGATGGCCAGGCCTCGGCTGCTGCTGCTCGACGAGCCGTCGCTGGGTCTCGCCCCGCTGATGGCGGCACGGATCGCCGAG includes:
- a CDS encoding ABC transporter ATP-binding protein; this translates as MAASLEVRELSVGYGPVRALREVSVDVPDGAIVAVLGGNGAGKSTLLRAISRTLAFQRGNATSGSIRFDGRPLDGLSPARVVAAGVVQVPEGRQVFARMTVADNLRAGALGARGGRREAAAALARVHELFPVLADRARQRGGLLSGGEQQMLALGRALMARPRLLLLDEPSLGLAPLMAARIAETVQEINARGTSVLLVEQNAAIALRLASTAYVLEVGEVALEGPADRLAASDEVRRRYLGVVDETAAQDAVRAEATAPALRRWSA